Proteins co-encoded in one Pedosphaera parvula Ellin514 genomic window:
- a CDS encoding helix-turn-helix domain-containing protein: protein MAIIINIDVMLAKRKMSVTELAEKVGITMANISVLKNGKAKAVRLSTLEAICNALECQPGDILEYKK, encoded by the coding sequence ATGGCAATCATCATCAATATCGACGTCATGTTGGCGAAGCGGAAGATGAGCGTCACCGAACTCGCCGAAAAAGTCGGCATCACGATGGCCAACATTTCCGTCTTGAAAAACGGCAAGGCCAAAGCCGTCCGGCTATCAACCTTGGAGGCGATTTGCAACGCCTTGGAATGCCAGCCCGGCGATATTTTGGAATATAAAAAGTAA